A region from the Salinivibrio kushneri genome encodes:
- a CDS encoding cytochrome b, whose amino-acid sequence MTTKTGYDLVMRTLHWLSTIVIIGLFAVGLWMVDLSYYSSWYQTAPHWHKSIGLLLALTTLVRLVWKATHTMPAVEGKAWERKAATAGHHTIYLLLAILFVSGYLISTSDGRGIDVFTWFTVPSAGELFPNQSDIAGDVHYYVAITLIVLAAGHALMALKHHFIDKDNTLRKMIGGNSK is encoded by the coding sequence ATGACAACGAAAACGGGCTACGATCTGGTGATGCGTACGCTACACTGGCTATCAACGATTGTAATTATCGGCCTTTTCGCTGTTGGTCTCTGGATGGTCGATCTCAGTTATTACAGTAGTTGGTACCAGACGGCGCCGCATTGGCATAAATCAATCGGGTTGTTACTTGCGCTCACCACGCTGGTTAGATTGGTGTGGAAAGCCACTCACACCATGCCGGCGGTCGAGGGCAAAGCGTGGGAGCGTAAAGCGGCAACGGCTGGGCATCATACTATTTATTTGTTGCTCGCTATTTTATTTGTCTCCGGCTATCTGATCTCAACATCAGATGGACGAGGCATCGATGTATTCACCTGGTTTACCGTGCCAAGCGCCGGTGAGCTTTTCCCCAATCAGTCAGACATTGCTGGGGATGTACATTACTACGTTGCCATTACCTTGATTGTGTTGGCCGCTGGCCATGCACTCATGGCACTTAAACACCACTTTATTGATAAAGACAACACGTTACGGAAGATGATCGGAGGAAACTCGAAATGA
- a CDS encoding transporter substrate-binding domain-containing protein has product MRPPFFKRFFLVFALCIFTLSAYGKMKIITAVNDAWPPYVTRDNARPGFSVEVVTAALHTQGYDIEFLLFPWARGLHEVRNARIDLITTTWYTDARSEYLVYSDPYFATNIDIMMRKDTIFDYSGPKSLTGKRIASVRDYGYDQWFLDAEYFQRVETTSLMSSLQMLAADRIDIAIGNRFVMLQELKPLNLDADDFHFSPTPMIKKHIHVTAAKANPNASKYIQAFNRGLEIIKQNGTFDDLKKKYGLILPDDTTAE; this is encoded by the coding sequence ATGAGGCCCCCCTTTTTTAAGCGTTTTTTCCTCGTTTTTGCTCTCTGTATCTTCACTCTCTCTGCGTATGGCAAGATGAAAATCATTACCGCAGTGAACGACGCCTGGCCACCTTACGTCACCCGCGATAATGCAAGACCCGGCTTTTCTGTTGAAGTTGTCACCGCGGCACTCCATACGCAAGGCTACGATATCGAATTTCTACTCTTCCCTTGGGCGCGCGGCTTACACGAAGTCAGAAACGCACGCATCGACTTAATTACCACCACCTGGTACACCGACGCACGCAGTGAATATCTCGTTTACAGTGATCCCTATTTCGCAACCAATATCGATATTATGATGCGAAAAGATACAATTTTTGATTATAGCGGCCCTAAAAGCCTCACGGGAAAACGGATCGCCAGTGTACGTGACTACGGCTATGATCAATGGTTTTTAGACGCAGAATATTTTCAGCGAGTGGAAACAACATCGCTGATGTCGAGCTTACAAATGCTCGCCGCCGATCGTATTGATATTGCGATTGGCAATCGCTTTGTGATGCTACAAGAGCTCAAACCGTTAAACCTCGACGCTGATGATTTTCACTTTTCACCCACGCCGATGATCAAAAAGCACATCCATGTCACTGCCGCCAAAGCCAACCCCAACGCCAGCAAATACATCCAAGCGTTTAATCGCGGATTAGAAATAATCAAACAAAATGGCACATTTGACGATTTGAAAAAGAAATACGGGCTGATCTTACCAGACGATACCACTGCAGAGTGA
- a CDS encoding HAD family hydrolase, with product MKNNQQVAMTAPINIAFFDLDETLIATDTKQAWLEYLRQRDLAPHNVVEQERQAYLDFKKARINLEQYMHVQLTPVKGQSTQTVERWVTDFIDRQVAPVVVPQALERIEWHRNRGDHCVLVSNTAAHLARPIGELLKLDTVIAIELETINGVYTGSISHCVRDFRGKHDYMQAWLSDRHDTVGHTYGYSDSHWDVPLLEQVDNAFAVNPDPHLSLHAQEKDWTIMEWARHDTIRD from the coding sequence ATGAAAAACAATCAGCAAGTAGCTATGACGGCACCTATCAACATCGCATTTTTCGATCTCGACGAAACCCTTATCGCCACTGACACCAAGCAAGCGTGGCTTGAGTATCTTCGCCAGCGCGATCTCGCCCCACACAATGTGGTTGAACAAGAACGGCAAGCTTATCTCGATTTCAAAAAAGCGCGGATTAATCTTGAGCAATACATGCACGTTCAGCTCACGCCAGTGAAGGGGCAATCGACCCAAACAGTCGAGCGCTGGGTCACTGATTTTATCGATAGACAGGTCGCGCCAGTAGTGGTCCCCCAAGCATTAGAGCGGATTGAATGGCACCGTAACCGTGGTGACCACTGTGTGCTGGTGTCTAATACCGCCGCACACCTGGCAAGACCGATTGGCGAACTACTCAAGCTCGACACCGTGATTGCGATTGAGCTGGAAACCATAAATGGGGTGTACACCGGCTCCATTTCTCATTGTGTGCGCGATTTTCGTGGCAAGCATGACTACATGCAGGCATGGCTATCTGACCGCCATGACACCGTTGGCCACACCTACGGCTACAGTGATTCGCACTGGGATGTGCCGCTTCTCGAGCAAGTTGATAACGCATTTGCCGTCAACCCCGATCCACACTTAAGCCTGCATGCGCAAGAAAAAGATTGGACTATAATGGAGTGGGCCAGGCACGACACCATTCGTGATTGA
- a CDS encoding YceI family protein encodes MKKLMLAMGMSAATLLSGPALADTYMIDTKGAHASVNFKVPHLGYSFIKGRFNQFNGQFEFDPDNIGASSVSVTIDTTSVDSNHAERDKHIRSGDFLDVGEYGQASFESTKVTDNGDGSMTIAGDLTLHGQTKPIEIDAELVGHGEDPWGNYRAGFMGNTRLELEDFGIPTMGPATYVDMELHVEGVRQ; translated from the coding sequence ATGAAAAAACTCATGTTAGCCATGGGAATGAGCGCCGCGACACTCTTATCTGGGCCTGCACTGGCAGACACTTATATGATTGACACCAAGGGCGCACACGCCTCGGTCAACTTCAAAGTGCCACACCTGGGTTACAGCTTTATCAAAGGTCGCTTTAATCAGTTTAACGGCCAGTTTGAATTCGACCCAGACAATATTGGCGCATCGAGCGTGTCGGTGACGATTGATACCACCAGTGTCGATTCTAACCACGCCGAACGTGATAAGCACATTCGCAGCGGTGACTTCTTGGATGTGGGCGAGTATGGCCAAGCATCCTTTGAAAGCACCAAGGTCACCGACAACGGCGACGGCTCAATGACCATTGCAGGCGATCTCACCTTGCATGGTCAAACCAAGCCGATTGAAATCGACGCAGAGCTGGTTGGTCACGGTGAGGATCCTTGGGGCAACTACCGCGCAGGCTTTATGGGTAACACCCGCCTGGAGCTAGAAGACTTCGGGATTCCTACCATGGGCCCTGCCACCTATGTTGATATGGAGCTTCACGTCGAAGGTGTCCGTCAATAG
- the folM gene encoding dihydromonapterin reductase, with protein sequence MTKKHFLITGAGQRIGYALACHFLHQGHQVTLSYRTERPQVADLRARGAHCLQADFSSDEGVYAFITSLDAMHPTFDTVIHNASSWDSETQSQDIATLFDNMMQIHAKTPYLINMAASRWMQQGDIIHLTDYVAQKGSAKHTAYATSKAALENLTLSFAQKLAPHIKVNSISPALIMFNEGDDDAYRDKARRKSILGTVPGEQEVVNACEFILASQHMTGQSIKLDGGRHLI encoded by the coding sequence GTGACAAAAAAGCATTTCTTGATCACCGGCGCCGGGCAGCGTATCGGCTATGCACTGGCCTGCCACTTTCTTCATCAAGGCCACCAAGTAACTCTATCTTATCGCACCGAGCGGCCTCAAGTAGCTGACTTACGGGCGCGCGGCGCACACTGCCTCCAAGCGGACTTTTCCTCTGATGAGGGCGTTTACGCATTTATCACGTCGCTCGATGCGATGCATCCGACCTTTGATACCGTGATACACAACGCATCGTCGTGGGATAGCGAAACGCAAAGCCAAGATATTGCCACGTTATTCGATAACATGATGCAAATTCATGCCAAAACACCTTATCTCATAAATATGGCTGCGTCGCGCTGGATGCAGCAGGGCGATATTATTCACCTTACCGACTATGTCGCACAAAAGGGCAGCGCAAAACATACTGCCTACGCGACTAGCAAAGCCGCGTTAGAAAATCTCACACTCTCGTTCGCCCAAAAGCTAGCGCCACATATCAAGGTAAACAGCATTTCACCTGCGCTAATCATGTTTAACGAGGGAGATGATGACGCCTATCGTGACAAAGCTCGCCGTAAATCGATTTTGGGTACCGTACCGGGTGAACAGGAAGTCGTGAACGCCTGCGAATTTATTCTCGCCAGTCAGCATATGACTGGCCAGTCTATCAAGTTGGATGGCGGACGCCATCTCATTTAA
- a CDS encoding metal ABC transporter substrate-binding protein, whose product MKKNIIIIVALLLSPMAHADQSKHADKLKVVTSFTILADMAANVAGEHAEVVSLTKPGAEIHNYQPTPGDILRAQGADVVMWNGLGLERWFERFFQHIDEVPNVILSEGVEPIVIASGPYRGKPNPHAWMSPSDAMRYVDNIERALIKYDPANQTHYQANAKAYKAQIQAVFARAQDALSAVPESQRWLVSSEGAFSYLARDLNLNEAYLWPINAERQGTPQQVRALIDTVREHQVRAVFSESTVSDAPAKQVAAETDAHYGGILYVDSLSQADGPVPDYLSLLTVTTETVLAGLRHDAL is encoded by the coding sequence ATGAAGAAGAACATCATCATTATCGTCGCGCTCTTGCTCTCTCCGATGGCGCACGCCGACCAATCAAAACACGCGGACAAGTTAAAAGTGGTGACCAGCTTTACCATTCTCGCTGATATGGCCGCCAACGTGGCGGGCGAGCATGCCGAGGTGGTATCGCTCACTAAACCCGGCGCTGAGATCCACAATTACCAACCCACCCCAGGGGATATTCTGCGTGCACAAGGTGCGGATGTGGTGATGTGGAACGGGTTAGGCCTAGAGCGTTGGTTCGAACGTTTTTTCCAGCACATTGATGAGGTACCGAATGTGATCTTATCTGAGGGAGTGGAGCCAATTGTGATTGCCTCGGGCCCGTATCGTGGCAAACCCAACCCCCACGCGTGGATGTCGCCATCGGATGCGATGCGATACGTTGATAACATCGAGCGCGCCCTGATCAAGTACGATCCCGCCAATCAAACGCACTACCAAGCCAATGCCAAAGCCTACAAGGCACAAATTCAGGCCGTGTTCGCGCGTGCTCAAGACGCGCTATCCGCAGTTCCCGAATCACAGCGTTGGCTAGTAAGCAGCGAAGGCGCTTTTTCTTATCTGGCACGTGATTTAAACCTCAACGAAGCCTATTTATGGCCGATTAACGCCGAGCGCCAGGGTACACCACAACAAGTTCGCGCACTGATTGATACCGTGCGAGAACACCAAGTGCGTGCTGTCTTTTCTGAAAGCACCGTGTCTGATGCGCCCGCCAAACAAGTCGCCGCGGAAACCGACGCACACTATGGCGGCATTTTATATGTCGATTCGCTCAGTCAAGCTGACGGACCCGTGCCTGACTATCTATCCTTACTGACAGTGACTACAGAAACCGTGTTAGCGGGGTTGCGCCATGACGCACTATGA
- the folX gene encoding dihydroneopterin triphosphate 2'-epimerase, which produces MNDAVIKVTNLRLRTYIGFNPDEQEKKQDVVINVEIHYPGHKACEEDNVDDALNYKVITKAIIDYVENGRFLLLEKLVAGVLDIARDHHWVRYAQVTIDKPHALRFADSVSLSLSWTADES; this is translated from the coding sequence ATGAACGACGCTGTTATTAAAGTAACCAACCTGCGCCTGCGTACTTACATTGGTTTTAATCCTGACGAGCAAGAGAAGAAACAAGATGTAGTCATCAATGTTGAGATCCACTATCCCGGCCACAAAGCCTGTGAAGAAGACAACGTGGATGATGCGCTTAACTATAAAGTGATCACCAAAGCGATCATCGATTATGTCGAAAATGGTCGTTTTTTATTGCTGGAGAAGCTTGTCGCCGGTGTACTAGACATTGCGCGTGATCACCATTGGGTGCGTTATGCGCAAGTCACCATTGATAAACCCCACGCACTCCGGTTCGCCGATTCTGTTTCACTCAGTTTAAGCTGGACCGCCGACGAGTCGTAA
- a CDS encoding ATP-binding cassette domain-containing protein — MTHYDLTDGTPSVLDVNEVRVVYRNGLCALEHASFSLPAQTITALVGANGSGKSTLFKAIMGFVNPGSGSIAVNGTPIKQAQKAGLVAYVPQSEEIDWSFPVLVEDVVMMGRYGKMSFMRRPKAADHQAVDEALARVDMTAFRQRQIGELSGGQKKRVFLARALAQHSPLILLDEPFTGVDVTSEESIMRLLLELKDEGKTILIATHNLGTVPDFCDRTVLVNRAVVAGGHTEHVFTTENLSAIFGGKLRQYVMPSDQLHQDADPRELSVISDDERPLVVYGKREQSAQERRE; from the coding sequence ATGACGCACTATGATTTAACCGACGGCACGCCCAGTGTGTTAGATGTCAACGAGGTACGTGTCGTCTATCGAAACGGCTTGTGTGCCCTTGAACACGCCAGCTTCTCGCTGCCCGCGCAAACCATCACTGCCTTGGTGGGTGCCAATGGCAGCGGCAAATCCACCTTATTTAAAGCGATTATGGGGTTTGTGAATCCCGGCAGTGGCAGCATTGCGGTGAACGGGACCCCCATTAAGCAAGCGCAAAAAGCAGGCTTAGTCGCTTATGTGCCTCAATCGGAAGAAATCGATTGGTCGTTTCCGGTGTTAGTGGAAGACGTGGTGATGATGGGCCGCTACGGTAAGATGTCATTTATGCGTCGCCCCAAAGCAGCGGATCATCAAGCGGTGGATGAAGCCTTAGCCCGCGTTGATATGACAGCCTTTCGCCAGCGCCAAATTGGTGAACTGTCCGGCGGACAGAAAAAGCGCGTTTTTCTCGCCCGTGCTCTGGCTCAGCACAGCCCGCTGATTTTACTGGATGAGCCTTTTACTGGCGTAGATGTTACCAGTGAAGAGTCCATTATGCGTTTGCTGCTCGAGCTCAAAGACGAAGGCAAAACCATTTTAATTGCCACTCATAACCTTGGCACTGTGCCCGACTTTTGCGATCGTACCGTGTTGGTCAATCGCGCAGTGGTGGCAGGCGGACACACCGAGCATGTGTTTACCACCGAGAACCTGAGTGCCATTTTTGGCGGCAAACTGCGCCAGTATGTGATGCCCAGCGATCAGCTCCATCAAGATGCCGATCCGCGCGAACTGTCGGTCATTTCCGACGATGAACGACCTTTGGTGGTATATGGCAAGCGCGAACAAAGCGCGCAGGAGCGGCGCGAATGA